One genomic region from Phycisphaerae bacterium encodes:
- a CDS encoding Gldg family protein has translation MAVAAQAQPRGSAGRRIGVGANVALSILLVAAIVVVAQMIGFKLSQRWDMTSSGVNSLSEGTVNLLNSLDQPVRLTSLYFETDLDEEDQQRYRRPVMDLLNLYEATNRARVTADWINPMKEQEEMRKLRDRLRDLPKFKENIKTYESVIETYQTDIAPVVAQTLQDELNTIGAFSTGLSGGELPRPLAAIKNALDYLVQGVQQRRQQIEAYTQSPEKQLGAAVNELRQLYDELARNFKELANYAQGQVGKDASLSPAQLEYLRGMGNRLADITGKVEAQITRLQGLEPLRIEDLFAKMQPTSNAILVETPNDATVVEFQDVWPPRDETLGLRARFEQRGFKGEEKVTSAILRTTHQEQTAVIFVRYGGRPLFTPGFGQNPAGDMLTMQQQLEDANFNVKEWDLASSMTPPTFDPEPTRIIYVVLRPTPPPAGPFGQPSQEPPFSESHSKALLEALDKNGGRAMFLAGWMPGPFPPVPASYEFNDYLQSNWGIKVEDEVLLIQTASVKAGQYNVIRQDFFTMDEPDVTNHVIVSGTRARDLYLPWCAPLERSDKLPEGVTVQDLIVQPEKDGVWGVHNLSDYQEQLSKREYLTRMPDDETGPFTIAVAAEHGDHKIVVVSSRDFMIDQIAFARELMMGAQGLMMRSRNPGNVTLVLNSLHWLNDNTEFMNVGQPIDVSVLEIANKDTERVIQALTIFAWPALALALGGVVWLVRRR, from the coding sequence ATGGCAGTAGCCGCGCAAGCACAGCCCAGGGGTTCCGCCGGACGACGCATTGGCGTCGGCGCCAACGTCGCCCTCAGCATCCTTCTCGTCGCCGCCATCGTGGTCGTCGCCCAGATGATCGGCTTCAAGCTCTCTCAGCGCTGGGATATGACCTCCAGCGGCGTCAATAGCCTCAGCGAGGGCACCGTCAACCTGCTGAACAGCCTCGACCAGCCCGTCCGCTTGACCTCCCTCTACTTCGAGACCGACCTCGACGAGGAAGACCAGCAGCGCTACCGCCGGCCGGTCATGGACCTGCTCAACCTCTATGAAGCCACCAACCGCGCCCGCGTCACGGCCGACTGGATCAATCCCATGAAGGAACAGGAGGAGATGCGCAAGCTGCGCGACCGCCTCCGCGACCTTCCAAAGTTCAAGGAAAACATCAAGACGTACGAGTCCGTCATCGAGACCTACCAGACCGACATCGCGCCCGTCGTCGCCCAGACGCTCCAGGACGAACTCAACACCATTGGCGCCTTCAGCACCGGACTCAGCGGCGGCGAGCTGCCCCGCCCGCTCGCGGCCATCAAGAACGCCTTGGATTACCTCGTCCAGGGCGTGCAGCAGCGCCGCCAGCAGATCGAGGCCTACACGCAGTCCCCCGAAAAGCAGCTCGGCGCCGCCGTCAATGAACTCCGCCAGCTTTACGATGAGCTCGCTCGCAACTTCAAGGAGCTCGCGAATTACGCCCAGGGCCAGGTCGGGAAGGACGCGAGTCTCTCTCCCGCCCAGCTCGAATACCTTCGCGGCATGGGCAACCGCCTCGCGGACATCACCGGCAAGGTCGAGGCCCAGATCACGCGACTCCAGGGACTCGAACCCCTTCGCATCGAAGACCTCTTCGCCAAGATGCAGCCCACCAGCAACGCCATACTCGTCGAGACCCCCAACGATGCCACCGTCGTCGAGTTTCAGGACGTCTGGCCGCCCCGCGACGAGACCCTCGGCCTGCGCGCTCGTTTCGAGCAGCGGGGGTTCAAGGGCGAGGAAAAAGTGACCTCAGCCATCCTTCGCACGACCCACCAGGAGCAGACCGCCGTCATCTTCGTCCGCTACGGAGGCCGGCCGCTGTTCACCCCGGGCTTCGGGCAGAATCCCGCGGGCGACATGCTCACAATGCAACAGCAGCTTGAAGATGCCAACTTCAACGTGAAAGAATGGGACCTCGCTTCGTCCATGACCCCGCCGACCTTCGATCCGGAGCCGACGCGCATCATCTACGTCGTCCTCCGCCCGACGCCTCCGCCGGCGGGGCCCTTCGGGCAACCGAGCCAGGAGCCGCCCTTCTCCGAGAGCCACAGCAAGGCCCTCCTCGAAGCGCTGGACAAGAACGGCGGACGGGCCATGTTTCTCGCCGGGTGGATGCCCGGACCGTTTCCGCCAGTTCCGGCAAGCTACGAATTCAACGACTACCTCCAGTCCAACTGGGGCATCAAGGTCGAAGACGAAGTCCTGCTCATCCAGACCGCCAGCGTCAAGGCGGGCCAGTACAACGTCATCCGCCAGGACTTCTTCACCATGGACGAGCCGGACGTCACGAATCACGTGATCGTTTCGGGTACCCGCGCCCGCGATCTCTACCTTCCTTGGTGCGCCCCGCTCGAGCGGTCGGACAAGCTGCCCGAGGGCGTTACCGTTCAGGACCTGATCGTTCAGCCGGAAAAGGATGGCGTCTGGGGCGTACACAACCTTTCCGACTACCAGGAACAGCTCTCCAAGCGCGAGTACCTGACGCGAATGCCCGACGATGAGACGGGCCCGTTCACGATCGCCGTCGCCGCAGAGCACGGCGACCACAAGATTGTCGTGGTCAGTTCCCGCGACTTCATGATCGATCAGATCGCGTTCGCCCGGGAATTGATGATGGGCGCCCAGGGTCTGATGATGCGCTCCAGGAACCCCGGCAACGTCACATTGGTGCTCAACTCGTTGCACTGGCTCAACGACAACACTGAATTCATGAACGTCGGCCAGCCCATCGACGTCTCCGTACTGGAAATTGCGAACAAGGATACCGAACGCGTCATTCAGGCGCTGACCATCTTCGCCTGGCCTGCATTGGCCCTGGCCCTGGGCGGCGTCGTCTGGCTCGTTCGCAGGCGGTAG
- a CDS encoding FkbM family methyltransferase codes for MFASALPGKLKMWNAVSDVGSFVRMWQAGRAFARQRRAVQSPSPSGSESDLLPIRVRSLGGHKVYLRRGSTDIAVFWETFVQRFFLLPQELLPSSVEYIIDLGCYTGLGTLAFAKWFPQARIFGVDASTKNMALARRNVGEHPEADRIRLMHAAVWSEDADVLFDEACDESWAYKVEPNAQHGVPVPGRRLTSVIRESGFPRVDFLKANIEGAERALLDDADQWAPYVHTFVCTFHDDVDFNTFADRLTPLGYKCLPPESLPGQYASVAVRQTPA; via the coding sequence ATGTTTGCATCTGCCCTTCCCGGAAAACTCAAGATGTGGAACGCCGTCTCGGACGTCGGATCGTTCGTGCGGATGTGGCAAGCGGGCCGGGCGTTTGCCAGGCAGCGTCGCGCCGTTCAATCTCCCTCGCCTTCAGGCTCCGAAAGCGACCTTCTTCCCATTCGTGTCCGCTCCCTGGGCGGACACAAGGTCTATCTCCGCCGCGGTTCGACCGACATCGCCGTATTCTGGGAGACATTCGTCCAGCGTTTCTTTCTCCTCCCCCAGGAGCTCCTTCCGTCCTCCGTTGAGTACATCATCGACCTCGGCTGCTACACCGGTCTGGGCACGCTCGCCTTCGCCAAGTGGTTCCCGCAGGCCCGCATTTTCGGCGTGGACGCCTCGACCAAGAACATGGCCTTGGCCCGTCGCAACGTCGGCGAGCACCCCGAGGCCGACCGCATCCGGCTGATGCACGCTGCGGTCTGGTCCGAGGACGCCGACGTCCTGTTCGACGAGGCGTGTGACGAAAGCTGGGCATACAAGGTGGAGCCCAATGCCCAACACGGGGTTCCCGTTCCCGGCAGGCGTCTGACCTCCGTTATTCGCGAGTCCGGCTTTCCGCGCGTGGACTTCCTCAAAGCCAACATCGAAGGCGCCGAACGTGCCCTGCTCGACGACGCGGATCAATGGGCCCCCTACGTGCATACGTTCGTCTGCACCTTCCACGACGACGTGGACTTCAACACTTTTGCAGACCGACTTACTCCGCTGGGATACAAGTGTCTGCCGCCCGAGAGTCTTCCGGGCCAGTACGCTTCCGTTGCCGTCCGGCAAACGCCTGCATAA
- a CDS encoding glycosyltransferase, which yields MSDLFRPISQMGLYAGLSAGRATVFIVDMDVRNHIRQLQGPRRSWRTAIYLRCYERVLRFAAARASVSFLKGASLCQCAGPRARNVHDFVHTAHLRDWVISPEELQKKSVEMRAASTLRMVFIGRLTKWKGLIGSIRTVDILRRAGVPAELDIFGGGEQLEELNRLAHDLNLRDAIRFLGARPYSSKFVTSLRDYHLMLYTPEAEDTPRSIFDAMAAGVPTASFDFEYTRRWVANEYCGIVAPWSNHEALARQIAELWNDRPRLIDMAHRCAAAGAFHSAEAWFNRRARLTFEAVDAHRTARHVRRTTTATRTAP from the coding sequence ATGAGTGATCTGTTCAGACCGATCTCGCAAATGGGTCTGTACGCCGGACTGTCCGCCGGCCGCGCGACCGTTTTCATCGTGGACATGGACGTCCGCAACCACATCCGGCAGTTGCAGGGCCCCCGCCGGTCTTGGCGAACGGCGATTTACCTGCGCTGCTATGAGCGCGTGCTGCGCTTTGCCGCTGCCCGGGCGAGCGTCTCCTTTCTGAAAGGGGCATCGCTGTGCCAATGCGCCGGACCACGTGCACGGAACGTCCATGATTTCGTTCACACGGCCCACCTTCGCGACTGGGTGATCTCTCCCGAGGAGTTGCAAAAGAAATCCGTCGAAATGCGGGCGGCGTCAACACTGCGAATGGTCTTTATCGGACGGCTCACCAAATGGAAGGGACTCATTGGCTCGATCCGCACAGTCGACATCCTGCGACGCGCCGGCGTACCGGCGGAGTTGGACATCTTCGGAGGTGGCGAGCAACTTGAGGAATTGAACAGGCTTGCTCACGACCTGAATCTCCGCGACGCGATTCGCTTCCTGGGTGCCAGACCATATTCCTCCAAATTCGTGACCTCGCTTCGGGATTACCACTTGATGCTTTACACGCCCGAGGCCGAAGACACCCCACGCAGCATTTTCGACGCCATGGCCGCCGGCGTTCCTACCGCATCGTTCGATTTCGAGTACACGCGCCGTTGGGTCGCGAACGAGTACTGCGGCATCGTAGCCCCCTGGAGTAACCACGAGGCACTTGCTCGGCAGATTGCCGAACTGTGGAATGATCGCCCTCGATTGATCGATATGGCCCACCGCTGCGCCGCCGCCGGAGCATTTCACTCCGCCGAAGCGTGGTTCAATCGCCGGGCCCGCCTGACATTCGAAGCCGTCGACGCCCATCGCACCGCCCGCCACGTCCGCCGGACGACCACGGCAACCCGCACCGCGCCCTGA
- a CDS encoding ABC transporter permease subunit: MRNITTMAHRELGAYFLSPVAYAVLAIFLFTVGLAFGLGTFRSGEEASMRSTVEFWMVLILVFVLPMLTMRLMSEELRSGTIESLLTVPITEAEVILGKFLGGLAFYGVLLLSTLLYPVLLAVYGNLDPWLLVCHYLGLLLLGSLFISVGLFFSTITRHQVVAVLGASALLALMTFASQRLSLLVEGNVKVLLQQISIAAHYADFTRGLVDLNNLIFFITSTAFFLFLAVKVLEMRRWQ; this comes from the coding sequence ATGCGAAACATCACCACCATGGCCCACCGCGAGCTCGGGGCGTATTTCCTTTCCCCCGTCGCCTACGCGGTGCTCGCCATCTTCCTCTTCACCGTCGGGCTGGCCTTCGGGCTGGGGACTTTCCGCTCCGGCGAAGAAGCCTCCATGCGCAGCACGGTCGAGTTCTGGATGGTGCTGATCCTCGTCTTCGTCCTGCCCATGCTCACCATGCGACTGATGAGCGAGGAACTCCGCAGCGGAACGATCGAGTCGCTCCTGACGGTCCCCATCACCGAGGCCGAGGTCATCCTCGGCAAGTTTCTCGGCGGCCTGGCTTTCTACGGCGTGCTCCTGCTGAGCACCCTGCTCTATCCCGTCCTCCTGGCCGTCTACGGCAATCTCGATCCCTGGCTTCTCGTCTGCCACTACCTCGGCCTGCTGCTGCTCGGCTCGCTGTTCATTTCCGTGGGCCTGTTCTTCAGCACGATCACCCGCCACCAGGTCGTCGCCGTGCTTGGCGCTAGTGCCCTGCTCGCCCTCATGACCTTCGCCAGCCAGCGTCTCTCGCTCCTTGTCGAAGGAAACGTCAAGGTCCTGCTCCAGCAGATATCCATCGCCGCCCACTATGCCGACTTCACCCGCGGCCTCGTCGATCTGAACAACCTGATCTTCTTTATTACCTCCACCGCCTTCTTCCTGTTCCTGGCGGTGAAAGTCTTGGAGATGCGCCGATGGCAGTAG
- a CDS encoding ABC transporter ATP-binding protein codes for MIQVTNLTKRYGPLVAVDNISFSVERGGVIGFLGPNGAGKTTTIRILTCYHPASNGTATIAGFDVFKDSMEVRRHIGYLPESTPLYPEMRVREYLDFRGKLRGMDRDARNTAIRRVAERCWLGEFIHRPISQLSKGMKQRVGLADAIMHDPDVLILDEPTIGLDPTQIRETRNLIRELGERHTVLLSSHILPEVEQTCSRTIIIAAGRIVAQGSPADLRDQLVARARVVVELHGPEADVVKQVRAMDGVNAVDAAGENGWLRLSIQPKPDRDIREDIFKLTTRNGWSLREIRRDGATLEDFFVQVVNQHRMARAEQTK; via the coding sequence ATGATCCAGGTTACCAATCTCACCAAACGCTATGGACCTCTGGTCGCCGTCGACAACATCTCCTTCTCCGTCGAACGCGGCGGAGTCATCGGGTTCCTCGGCCCCAACGGCGCCGGAAAGACCACCACCATTCGCATACTGACCTGCTACCACCCGGCGTCGAACGGCACGGCCACCATCGCCGGTTTCGACGTGTTCAAGGACTCCATGGAAGTCCGCCGCCACATCGGCTACCTTCCGGAGTCCACCCCGCTCTACCCCGAAATGCGCGTGCGCGAATACCTCGACTTCCGCGGGAAGCTGCGCGGCATGGATCGTGACGCCCGCAACACCGCCATCCGTCGCGTCGCGGAACGCTGCTGGCTGGGCGAATTCATCCACCGCCCCATCAGCCAGCTCTCCAAGGGCATGAAGCAGCGCGTGGGCCTCGCCGACGCCATCATGCACGACCCCGACGTGCTCATCCTCGACGAGCCCACCATCGGCCTGGACCCCACCCAGATCCGCGAAACGCGAAACCTCATCCGCGAACTCGGCGAGCGCCATACGGTCCTGCTTAGCTCACACATACTGCCCGAAGTCGAGCAGACCTGCTCGCGCACGATCATCATCGCCGCCGGGCGCATCGTCGCCCAGGGTTCACCGGCCGATCTCCGCGATCAGCTCGTCGCCCGCGCCCGTGTCGTGGTTGAACTCCACGGACCGGAAGCCGACGTCGTCAAGCAAGTCCGCGCCATGGACGGCGTCAATGCTGTCGATGCCGCGGGCGAAAACGGCTGGTTGCGGCTCAGCATCCAGCCCAAGCCCGATCGTGACATCCGCGAGGACATCTTCAAGCTCACGACGCGTAACGGCTGGTCGCTGCGCGAAATCCGCCGCGACGGTGCCACGCTCGAGGACTTCTTCGTGCAGGTGGTCAACCAGCACCGCATGGCCCGCGCCGAGCAGACAAAATAG